From the Mycobacteriales bacterium genome, the window GGTCTCGAGCAGCCGCCGCGCGAGGTCGTGGACGGCCGGGGTCGTGGCGGCGTACTTGAACGAGCCGGTGTCGGTCGTCAGCCCGGTGTAGACGCAGGTCGCGATGTCGGCGTCGAGGCGTACGCCGAGCCGGCGCACGAGCTCCTCGACGACGACCGCCGTCGCCGCCGCGTGCGGGTCGACGAGCCGGATCGTGCCGAAGCCGTCCCCCCGCTCGTGGTGGTCGACCACGAGCACCTCGCCGGCCCGGCTGACCGTCGGGGCGAGCGCCGCGAGCCGGTCGACGCTCGACGTGTCGAGGGTGACGAGCAGGGCGGGAGCCGCGGGGAAGTCGGCCTCGCCGACCAGCAGCTCCTGGCCGGGCAGGTAGGAGTAGGTCGCCGGGACCTGGGGCGAGCCCGCGAACCCGCAACGGACCGGCACACCACGGGCCCGCAGCGCCAGGCCGAGGGCGAGCATCGAGCCGAGGGCGTCGCCGTCGGGGGCGACGTGACAGGCGAGCGCGACCTCGCCGGCCGTCTCGATGGCGGCCAGCGCCGCAGACCACACCGGCTCGGCGATGTCGACCGCGGGCGTCGGCGCAGCGCTCACGCCGGCGTCTCCGCGGTGGTAGGGCGGTGGGTCACGAAGCCTCCTCGTCGGCCTCGTCGTCGCCGCGGTAGGGGTTGGCCGCCCCGGCCGGTGTGGCGTTCGCGGCGGCCTGGTGCACCGCCTCGTCGGCGGCGTGCGCCCGCTCGATCAGCTCGTTGATGTGAGCGGCCTCGGCCGGCAACGCATCGAGAACGAACGTGAGGCTCGGTGTGTGCCGGATGCCGACCTCGCGACCGACGGTGGAGCGCAGCACACCCTTGGCGCTCTCCAGCGCGGCCGCGGACTCGGACCGCGCCCCCTCGTCGCCGTAGACCGTGTAGAAGACGGTGGCCTCGCGCAGGTCGGGCGTCACCCGGGCGTCGGTGATCGTCACCATCCCCAACCGGGGATCCTTGATCTGCCGGTCGAGCGTGGCGGCAACGATCTCCCTGATGCGTACGGCGAGGCGCCGTGCGCGCGCGACGTCGACCATGGCCTGCCCCTTCCCTTCATTCGTCTCCGTCACCGTGCAACCGCCGGCGCGCCGACAGCAGCTCGACCTCCGGCCGGCCCGCCACGAGCCGCTCGCAC encodes:
- a CDS encoding bifunctional oligoribonuclease/PAP phosphatase NrnA, which produces MSAAPTPAVDIAEPVWSAALAAIETAGEVALACHVAPDGDALGSMLALGLALRARGVPVRCGFAGSPQVPATYSYLPGQELLVGEADFPAAPALLVTLDTSSVDRLAALAPTVSRAGEVLVVDHHERGDGFGTIRLVDPHAAATAVVVEELVRRLGVRLDADIATCVYTGLTTDTGSFKYAATTPAVHDLARRLLETGIAHDRVARAIWDTHPYGYVRLLGLACSRARLEPAEVSGLGLVWTWTTAADLREHGIGIDEVEAVIDVVRTTAEAEVAVVVKEDLDGALKVSTRSKGRVDVGAVCAALGGGGHRFAAGFTSPDDLSRTLERLREMLAEVGPLAG
- the rbfA gene encoding 30S ribosome-binding factor RbfA → MVDVARARRLAVRIREIVAATLDRQIKDPRLGMVTITDARVTPDLREATVFYTVYGDEGARSESAAALESAKGVLRSTVGREVGIRHTPSLTFVLDALPAEAAHINELIERAHAADEAVHQAAANATPAGAANPYRGDDEADEEAS